In Candidatus Hydrogenedentota bacterium, one DNA window encodes the following:
- a CDS encoding gamma-glutamyltransferase yields the protein KAEDLANYSAEWVDPVHTTYRGWTVHELPPNSQGVAALAMLNMLETLPIEHQAHESAMAWHYKIEAQKLAYQDLKRYLAD from the coding sequence TGAAGGCGGAGGATCTGGCAAACTACTCGGCGGAGTGGGTGGATCCGGTTCACACCACCTATCGCGGCTGGACGGTTCACGAACTACCGCCGAACAGCCAGGGCGTGGCGGCGCTCGCGATGCTGAACATGCTGGAGACGTTGCCCATCGAGCATCAGGCGCACGAGAGCGCGATGGCATGGCACTACAAGATTGAGGCGCAGAAGCTGGCGTATCAGGATTTGAAGCGGTATCTCGCCGAT